The following coding sequences lie in one Bacteroidota bacterium genomic window:
- a CDS encoding gliding motility-associated C-terminal domain-containing protein: MLSRIVHYLLPFFLLLLILVVSGKAEAQAVVIGHPADTAVCVGGQASFRVIAVNAISYQWQENDGVGWYNITQAMTYASGYNSPLLTISDANLGLNGYKYRCVVADGQGQSDVSQAANFGVNNPPLITLQPQDKVVCKGDIAQFAVSSIYGQTYQWQESVGQGWIDLEDNAFYQGTRSPQLSIYTTTGMNGFRYRCRILNGNCPEISNVAFLFVNPTPVLFQVTGGGSFCADGQGVVVGLNGSEVGISYHLYRNGTGTGVVVPGTGAAITFGQFSQAGFYSVKAINGGTGCEIFMLNEVEVRVDPLPQQYSVLGGGSYCSGGQAPEVFLSSSELGVSYELFRNGLATGIIRNGTGFTLSFGSLNESGFYTIVATNASTFCSRQMSGNAQIIQQPVPQVLAANDLTIGVGESAMLSAAATGGSGAYVFQWQPASYVVNPTQATTSTIPLYQTRLFTVVARDLTSQCVSPPDSLLVVVAGGPLTVSITASSSAICAGEQVQLQATAGGGNGTYTYVWTSTPAGFTATGPNVSVSPQSTTTYHLQVSDGSQSISSSVTVTVHPLPILFSLTGGGGYCQGGEGRLVGLTGSQYGTRYDLLRDGQVVSSFQGDESPLNFGPQALSGIYTAKAVYVATQCQRMMGGQAEVTVIPLPVANAGPNQSIQSGQSALLNGSASGGSGSYLFSWSPESFLINPNSAQAATVPLTGTRLFKLRVTDQQTSCSSAESETVVFVTGGVSLSAQLSASSYSICPGESVQLTALASGGSGNYTYSWTSNPPGFASQQFNPSVGPSQTTTYKVVIIDGFATFTDSLTIVVRPAPQIFQLTGGGTYCQGAPAPELGLSGSQGNVIYSLFRNGEATGLVRQGTGTAISFGAQAQNGVYSVQAFDLQQLCARTFPGQVSVGILQRPVADAGNDKTIPFGTSTILQGTATSGSGVYAYAWSPQQLVAQPTAAQTPTLPLTQTTTFSLNVTDQTTGCASLPVAVTVVVTGNPLTATASASQNQVCQGNMVQLNGYATGGNGNYTYHWSSIPSGFYSWEQQVQLLAYQSSTYVLTVSDGVNTAQDTIAIQVLPVPQVFALQGGGLVCPGSNLPEIRLSGSQSAVRYTLVRDGSEVASLTGNGSAIVFGQFSQPGNYTAYARTLPAGCEINMSGAVTVAAGNTILVNAGPDKVIPAGTQVTLEGQVIAGGVQFQVLWEPAGKLINPQAVQPTTLALDETSLFRMTAAAQAGGCGVAEDYVVVFVENTATTLQLNVVSSQQAICPGSEVSLFALASGGTGAYTYVWRSVPEGLTFFGNQLMVSPDQTTRYVVTVNDGQTQVSDSVEVTVRAAPQVYALSGGGYLCEGGSGLAINLSGSESGTMYELRRYGIPTGQSLPGTGLPITFADITLPGEYTIRATSQSGCSRLMQGQVAIQSALRPLALVNPLQQIQPGEHAQLAASVAGNQQYLLYQWTPANLVSSPTSLITTSVPMQQTTMFLFTATDTQTGCVSYPAQSLVVVTGLPLTAAISASSAAVCQGDTLVLTALPEGGTGTYSYTWHNSSGQLLGNGAQLVYAPTQTDQLTLTINDGQQQATALQTIEVNPHPQVFEISGGGSYCASGSPAPIQLSGSETGVIYTLYRNHTQILMQVPGTGGPLVFGEFNLQGVYTVSGQRLGTACVSLMAGSVVVNQFSPPQVQSNPSFSVPYGGAVLLTAAVSAGSGNYAYQWQPASKVVNPSQLQTMTVALEATQVFTLTVTDVVSGCASIAQTVVYVSGGPLNALIFSNAVQVCPGQGVRLTAMPQGGSGQYAFEWWSVPPGLQSTQASIEVYPAVTSWYYLRVSDGTQQRTDSLRVLVFPQPTAFTIGGGGAGCAGGPGLAVTLSGSQTGTNYSLLRDGFATGRVLTGTGAALVFNNIQAAGTYTVRATNQSGCISLMNGSAVVELASPPAAYHLFGGGAACANEDNIAIFLTGSETGVNYRLLRNGTDLVQEKTGTGLPVTFITPVISGTYIVEAQSAGAQCVAVMPGTAQVLRYPVPLPMINGPEEVCQGGTVTLTASGGLDYQWLTYPPVSGPVLQLTPVQSDNYTVRVANGFGCVAEATASVLVNPLPVFELQDDVYARVLRLLQVEAGSTITFRNAGQVLQQGFSATYNYGGLSFPNDTIHVQAVSAKGCVWSDYAVLRPEAQEFRLNAFSPNGDQINDRFMAGSQIRVFNRWGVEIYSGSDGWDGRYNGSLVSPGTYYYVHEIRDLSGAVVRIVKGSVTLVRE, translated from the coding sequence ATGTTGTCCCGGATAGTGCATTATTTGCTGCCGTTTTTTCTGCTTTTGTTGATTTTAGTCGTAAGCGGCAAGGCTGAGGCTCAGGCTGTTGTGATTGGTCACCCGGCAGATACGGCTGTTTGTGTGGGCGGTCAGGCCAGTTTCCGCGTGATTGCGGTCAATGCCATCTCCTACCAGTGGCAGGAAAACGACGGTGTGGGTTGGTACAACATCACCCAGGCCATGACCTATGCCAGCGGGTACAACAGTCCGCTGTTGACAATCAGCGATGCCAACCTGGGACTCAATGGCTACAAATACCGATGTGTGGTGGCCGACGGGCAAGGTCAGAGCGATGTCAGCCAGGCCGCAAATTTTGGTGTGAATAACCCTCCGCTCATCACCCTCCAGCCTCAGGACAAGGTGGTCTGTAAAGGTGATATTGCACAGTTTGCCGTGTCGAGCATCTATGGGCAGACATATCAATGGCAGGAAAGCGTGGGCCAGGGCTGGATTGATCTGGAAGACAATGCCTTTTACCAGGGAACCAGAAGTCCGCAGTTAAGTATTTACACCACCACCGGCATGAACGGATTTCGCTACAGGTGCAGGATACTCAATGGTAACTGCCCGGAAATCAGCAATGTAGCTTTTCTTTTTGTCAATCCCACGCCCGTACTTTTTCAGGTTACGGGAGGTGGTTCGTTCTGTGCGGATGGTCAGGGTGTGGTCGTCGGGTTGAATGGCTCCGAAGTCGGAATCTCTTACCATTTGTATCGCAACGGAACGGGCACCGGGGTTGTGGTTCCTGGCACGGGTGCCGCCATCACTTTTGGGCAATTCAGTCAGGCCGGGTTTTATTCGGTGAAAGCCATCAATGGTGGAACAGGTTGTGAGATATTTATGCTCAACGAGGTGGAAGTGAGGGTTGATCCTCTGCCGCAGCAGTATAGTGTGTTGGGCGGAGGCAGTTACTGCAGTGGCGGACAGGCTCCCGAAGTTTTTCTGAGCAGCTCGGAGCTGGGGGTGAGTTATGAGTTGTTTCGCAACGGGCTGGCCACAGGGATTATACGCAATGGTACAGGCTTCACCCTCTCGTTTGGCAGCCTGAACGAGTCAGGTTTTTACACCATTGTTGCTACCAATGCAAGCACCTTTTGCTCAAGGCAGATGAGCGGTAATGCACAGATTATACAGCAGCCCGTTCCTCAGGTGCTCGCAGCCAATGATCTGACCATTGGCGTGGGCGAATCTGCAATGCTATCGGCGGCGGCAACCGGGGGCTCGGGGGCATATGTATTTCAATGGCAACCAGCTTCTTATGTGGTAAATCCAACTCAAGCAACCACTTCCACCATTCCGCTCTACCAGACCAGGTTGTTTACGGTGGTTGCGCGCGATCTGACCTCGCAATGCGTGAGTCCGCCCGACAGCTTGTTGGTGGTTGTGGCAGGAGGGCCGCTCACCGTAAGCATAACAGCCTCATCCAGTGCGATTTGTGCCGGCGAGCAAGTGCAGCTTCAGGCCACCGCTGGCGGAGGCAATGGCACCTACACTTACGTCTGGACTTCAACTCCTGCAGGATTTACAGCTACCGGGCCTAATGTCAGTGTAAGTCCCCAATCGACAACAACTTACCATCTTCAGGTAAGTGATGGTTCGCAGAGCATCTCAAGCAGTGTGACTGTTACCGTGCATCCCTTGCCCATCCTGTTCAGCCTGACGGGAGGTGGCGGATATTGTCAGGGGGGCGAAGGCAGGCTGGTGGGACTGACAGGTTCGCAATACGGCACAAGGTATGATTTGTTGCGCGACGGCCAGGTAGTTAGCTCGTTTCAGGGCGATGAAAGTCCGCTAAATTTTGGGCCTCAGGCGCTTTCGGGCATATATACCGCAAAAGCAGTCTATGTAGCTACACAGTGCCAGCGCATGATGGGCGGACAGGCCGAGGTGACAGTCATTCCGCTTCCGGTGGCCAATGCTGGCCCGAATCAAAGCATTCAGAGCGGACAATCGGCTTTGCTCAACGGCTCAGCCAGCGGAGGATCAGGCAGCTACCTGTTCAGCTGGTCGCCTGAGAGTTTTCTGATCAATCCCAACTCGGCCCAGGCTGCCACAGTGCCGCTGACGGGCACCCGTCTTTTTAAACTGCGGGTAACTGACCAGCAAACCAGCTGTTCGAGCGCCGAAAGCGAAACCGTCGTTTTTGTTACAGGTGGCGTAAGCCTTAGTGCGCAATTAAGCGCTTCGTCCTATTCCATTTGCCCCGGCGAAAGCGTGCAACTCACTGCACTGGCTTCAGGCGGTTCAGGAAATTATACCTACAGCTGGACATCAAATCCTCCAGGGTTTGCGTCACAGCAGTTCAACCCCTCGGTAGGCCCCTCACAGACAACGACATACAAGGTTGTGATCATAGATGGTTTTGCCACCTTCACCGACTCGCTGACCATCGTAGTGCGCCCGGCTCCGCAGATTTTTCAGCTTACAGGTGGTGGCACTTACTGCCAGGGTGCACCAGCGCCTGAGCTTGGGTTGTCGGGTTCGCAGGGCAACGTCATTTACAGCCTGTTCCGCAATGGCGAAGCTACAGGACTTGTGAGGCAGGGTACGGGTACAGCCATCAGTTTCGGGGCACAGGCACAGAACGGGGTGTACAGTGTGCAGGCATTTGACCTGCAGCAGCTTTGTGCACGCACTTTTCCCGGACAAGTTTCGGTGGGGATATTGCAACGTCCGGTGGCTGATGCCGGGAACGACAAGACGATTCCTTTTGGCACAAGTACCATTCTACAGGGTACGGCTACTTCCGGCTCTGGTGTCTATGCCTATGCCTGGTCGCCCCAGCAGTTGGTGGCGCAACCAACTGCTGCACAGACTCCTACGCTGCCGCTCACACAAACCACCACTTTCAGCCTTAACGTTACCGACCAGACAACCGGCTGCGCCAGCCTGCCCGTCGCTGTTACCGTGGTGGTCACAGGCAATCCGCTAACAGCAACAGCCTCCGCCTCACAAAACCAGGTCTGCCAGGGCAATATGGTGCAGCTCAACGGTTATGCCACCGGTGGCAATGGCAATTATACCTACCACTGGTCGTCCATCCCCTCAGGATTTTACTCATGGGAACAGCAGGTGCAGCTGCTGGCATATCAGTCCTCAACCTATGTTTTGACGGTATCCGACGGGGTGAACACGGCCCAAGATACCATAGCCATTCAGGTATTGCCTGTGCCACAGGTGTTTGCATTGCAGGGTGGAGGATTGGTGTGTCCGGGAAGCAATCTGCCCGAAATCCGCCTAAGCGGCTCACAATCTGCTGTTCGTTACACCCTTGTGCGCGATGGCAGTGAAGTGGCCAGCCTCACGGGTAATGGTTCAGCAATAGTGTTCGGTCAGTTCAGCCAGCCCGGAAATTACACCGCCTATGCCCGGACCTTGCCGGCCGGTTGCGAAATCAATATGTCGGGGGCTGTGACTGTCGCAGCAGGAAATACCATTCTGGTAAATGCCGGTCCGGACAAAGTTATTCCGGCAGGAACGCAGGTTACCCTCGAAGGACAGGTGATAGCAGGCGGAGTGCAATTTCAGGTGTTGTGGGAACCAGCCGGGAAGCTTATCAATCCGCAGGCTGTTCAGCCAACCACTTTGGCGCTTGACGAGACCAGCCTTTTCAGGATGACAGCTGCGGCACAGGCCGGCGGTTGCGGTGTGGCAGAAGATTATGTGGTGGTGTTCGTGGAGAACACAGCAACAACTCTGCAGCTTAATGTGGTTTCCAGTCAACAGGCCATTTGTCCCGGAAGCGAAGTCAGCCTCTTCGCCCTGGCTTCGGGTGGTACCGGAGCCTACACCTACGTTTGGCGTTCGGTGCCGGAAGGCTTGACTTTTTTCGGAAACCAGCTCATGGTTTCGCCTGATCAGACCACGCGCTATGTTGTTACCGTGAACGATGGTCAGACTCAGGTTTCCGACTCGGTGGAAGTGACCGTCCGTGCAGCCCCGCAGGTTTATGCACTTAGTGGAGGCGGTTACCTGTGCGAAGGAGGGTCCGGCCTGGCAATAAACTTGTCGGGTTCGGAAAGCGGCACGATGTATGAGCTGCGGCGTTATGGCATCCCTACCGGCCAGTCGTTGCCGGGAACGGGACTGCCCATTACGTTTGCCGACATTACCTTGCCCGGCGAATACACCATCAGGGCTACCAGCCAATCCGGCTGCAGCCGGCTCATGCAAGGGCAGGTTGCAATACAATCCGCCCTGCGGCCACTCGCCCTGGTAAATCCCCTGCAGCAAATCCAGCCGGGTGAGCATGCCCAGCTCGCAGCCAGTGTGGCCGGAAACCAGCAATACCTGCTTTATCAATGGACGCCCGCCAACCTGGTATCTTCGCCGACAAGCCTCATCACAACGTCCGTTCCGATGCAGCAAACCACCATGTTCCTGTTCACAGCCACAGATACCCAGACAGGCTGTGTGAGCTATCCTGCCCAAAGCCTCGTGGTGGTAACGGGTTTACCGCTCACAGCCGCAATCAGTGCATCTTCAGCTGCTGTTTGTCAGGGGGATACACTCGTGTTAACGGCTTTGCCCGAGGGCGGGACAGGCACCTATTCTTACACCTGGCACAATAGTTCTGGGCAATTGCTGGGCAACGGAGCCCAACTGGTCTATGCTCCCACGCAAACGGATCAGCTCACCCTCACTATCAACGACGGACAACAACAGGCCACAGCCCTGCAAACCATAGAGGTCAATCCACATCCGCAGGTTTTTGAAATTTCCGGCGGAGGCAGCTATTGTGCTTCAGGTTCGCCTGCACCCATTCAGCTAAGTGGCTCTGAAACCGGGGTCATTTACACCTTGTATCGCAACCACACCCAGATTCTGATGCAAGTTCCCGGCACGGGCGGGCCGTTGGTTTTCGGGGAGTTTAACCTGCAAGGGGTTTACACTGTCTCCGGACAGCGGTTGGGCACGGCTTGTGTGTCGTTAATGGCTGGTTCCGTGGTGGTTAATCAGTTTTCGCCCCCGCAAGTTCAAAGCAATCCATCCTTCTCTGTTCCTTATGGCGGAGCGGTATTGCTCACGGCAGCTGTCAGCGCAGGCTCAGGCAACTATGCTTATCAGTGGCAGCCCGCATCGAAGGTGGTCAATCCCTCTCAGCTACAAACCATGACTGTGGCGCTGGAAGCCACGCAGGTGTTCACTTTAACCGTAACGGATGTAGTAAGTGGCTGTGCTTCAATTGCTCAGACGGTAGTCTATGTGTCAGGCGGCCCGCTGAATGCACTTATCTTTTCAAATGCCGTACAGGTATGTCCCGGTCAGGGAGTCAGGCTTACAGCCATGCCGCAGGGTGGTAGCGGCCAATATGCTTTCGAGTGGTGGTCGGTTCCTCCTGGCCTGCAAAGTACACAGGCGAGCATCGAGGTGTATCCTGCGGTTACAAGCTGGTATTACCTGAGGGTGAGCGACGGCACCCAGCAACGTACCGACTCGCTGCGCGTGCTGGTATTTCCCCAGCCCACTGCTTTTACGATCGGCGGAGGTGGCGCAGGTTGTGCCGGAGGTCCCGGCCTGGCGGTTACCCTTTCCGGCTCGCAGACCGGAACAAACTACAGCCTCCTGCGCGATGGTTTTGCCACAGGGCGCGTGCTGACAGGCACCGGGGCAGCACTTGTCTTTAATAACATTCAGGCTGCAGGAACCTACACCGTCAGAGCAACAAACCAGAGCGGCTGCATCAGCTTGATGAACGGTTCTGCCGTGGTTGAGTTGGCCAGCCCACCGGCAGCATATCACCTGTTTGGTGGCGGAGCTGCTTGCGCCAACGAAGACAACATTGCAATATTCCTGACCGGTTCGGAAACCGGTGTCAACTACCGGTTACTGCGCAATGGGACAGACCTTGTGCAGGAAAAGACCGGAACGGGTTTGCCCGTTACTTTTATTACGCCTGTGATAAGCGGAACCTACATCGTTGAGGCGCAAAGCGCCGGAGCTCAATGTGTTGCTGTGATGCCTGGTACAGCCCAGGTGTTGCGCTATCCGGTGCCGCTTCCAATGATCAATGGTCCGGAAGAGGTCTGCCAGGGCGGGACAGTTACACTCACCGCCAGCGGGGGACTTGATTATCAATGGCTTACTTATCCTCCGGTTTCAGGACCTGTGCTTCAGCTCACACCTGTGCAAAGCGACAATTACACCGTGCGGGTTGCCAATGGATTCGGGTGTGTGGCCGAGGCTACAGCCTCCGTGCTCGTGAATCCTCTACCGGTCTTTGAATTGCAGGACGATGTGTATGCCAGGGTGCTCAGGCTGTTGCAGGTGGAAGCCGGTTCAACCATCACTTTCCGCAATGCAGGCCAGGTGCTGCAGCAAGGCTTCTCAGCAACATATAATTATGGTGGACTCTCGTTTCCCAACGATACCATTCATGTGCAGGCTGTGTCGGCAAAGGGATGTGTGTGGAGCGACTACGCTGTGCTGCGTCCCGAAGCACAGGAGTTCAGATTGAACGCCTTTTCGCCCAATGGCGACCAGATTAATGACAGATTTATGGCGGGAAGTCAGATCAGGGTGTTCAATCGTTGGGGTGTCGAAATCTATTCCGGAAGCGACGGATGGGACGGCCGGTACAATGGCAGTCTGGTTTCGCCGGGCACCTATTATTATGTGCATGAGATCAGGGATCTGAGTGGGGCCGTGGTGCGCATTGTCAAAGGATCAGTAACCCTTGTGAGAGAATGA
- a CDS encoding dihydroorotate dehydrogenase-like protein: MANLSTSYMGLKLRNPIIVGSSGLTNSVENIKEAAANGAAAVVLKSLFEEQIVHHAHHTIAQDSTVNMYPEAEDYIKNYTRANDVDNYLKLIREAKKAVDIPIIGSINCVSASEWTEFAVRIAEAGADALELNIFVLPSDPLRSGEQNEAVYFEILDKITRTVQIPVSAKISYYFSSLSKMALKLSWTGIKGLVMFNRFFSPDIDIERMEVRASNVFSSPAELAVSLRWVAMLSNKVQCDIAASTGIHDGKAVIKQLLAGAKAVQIASVLYKKGFREIQVMLDELNQWMDQHNYATTDQFIGKMSVKQIENPAAWERVQFMRHFSGIE; encoded by the coding sequence ATGGCCAACCTCAGCACAAGCTATATGGGGCTGAAGCTCAGAAATCCCATCATTGTGGGCAGTTCCGGGCTCACCAATTCGGTTGAGAACATCAAGGAAGCCGCTGCCAACGGTGCCGCTGCTGTAGTGCTCAAATCGTTGTTCGAAGAGCAGATTGTGCATCATGCGCACCACACCATAGCTCAGGACAGCACAGTAAACATGTATCCCGAAGCAGAGGATTACATCAAAAACTACACCCGCGCCAACGATGTGGACAACTACCTGAAGCTTATCCGCGAAGCCAAAAAAGCAGTTGACATTCCCATCATTGGCAGCATCAATTGCGTGAGTGCTTCCGAATGGACCGAGTTTGCCGTCAGGATTGCCGAGGCCGGGGCCGACGCACTGGAGCTCAACATTTTTGTGCTTCCTTCTGACCCCTTGCGCTCCGGAGAGCAAAACGAGGCAGTTTACTTTGAGATTCTGGATAAGATCACTCGCACGGTACAAATACCTGTTTCGGCCAAGATCAGCTATTATTTCTCGAGCTTGTCGAAGATGGCCCTGAAACTATCGTGGACAGGCATCAAGGGGCTGGTGATGTTCAACAGGTTTTTCTCGCCCGACATTGATATCGAGCGCATGGAAGTGCGTGCTTCCAACGTATTCAGCAGCCCGGCCGAACTGGCTGTTTCGCTGCGCTGGGTGGCCATGCTGAGCAACAAAGTGCAATGCGACATTGCCGCCTCCACCGGTATCCACGACGGTAAAGCGGTGATCAAACAACTGCTCGCAGGCGCCAAAGCAGTGCAGATCGCCTCGGTGCTATACAAAAAAGGATTCCGCGAAATCCAGGTCATGCTCGACGAGCTAAACCAGTGGATGGATCAACACAATTATGCCACTACCGATCAGTTTATCGGGAAAATGAGCGTAAAACAGATCGAAAACCCCGCCGCCTGGGAAAGGGTTCAGTTCATGAGGCACTTCAGCGGAATCGAATAA
- a CDS encoding alkene reductase, with protein sequence MLLKPYRSGCLSLPNRFVMAPLTRQRAAAGWVPTEMNSLYYAQRASAGLIISEASQISPKGLGYANTPGIYNHAQVEGWRKVTQAVHDNGGRIFIQLWHVGRHSHPLLQQDGGLPFAPSAVAENVPITTPRGKMEPVVPHAMTREEIASTIADYRKAALLAMDAGFDGVEIHAANGYLIDQFLNDSSNQRTDEYGGSIAAKCRFALEVVQAVVAAIGPCRTGIRLSPSGTNFGVFNHQPAETFTHLLNELNAFGLAYIHLIEPDPARLEGLPHYLRKVTPYFRPIIRGTLITSAGYHFASAEEVLRQNQADLVAFGKLFISNPDLVERYRRNAPLNPWDASTFYGGNKTGYTDYPFLTD encoded by the coding sequence ATGCTCCTTAAGCCCTATCGCTCAGGCTGTTTAAGCCTGCCCAACAGGTTTGTGATGGCTCCACTCACGCGACAGCGTGCTGCGGCCGGCTGGGTACCCACCGAAATGAATTCCCTGTATTATGCACAGAGGGCATCGGCCGGACTGATAATCAGCGAGGCGAGCCAGATCTCACCCAAAGGTTTGGGATATGCAAATACGCCGGGCATCTACAATCATGCACAGGTTGAAGGCTGGCGCAAGGTTACTCAGGCAGTGCACGACAATGGCGGGCGCATCTTCATCCAGTTGTGGCACGTGGGCAGGCATTCCCATCCTTTGCTTCAGCAGGATGGCGGCTTGCCTTTTGCGCCCTCGGCTGTGGCCGAAAATGTGCCAATCACCACCCCTCGGGGCAAGATGGAACCGGTGGTGCCCCACGCCATGACACGCGAAGAAATTGCCTCAACCATAGCAGATTACCGCAAGGCTGCGCTGCTGGCCATGGATGCCGGTTTCGACGGGGTAGAGATTCATGCTGCCAATGGTTATCTGATAGATCAGTTTCTGAACGATTCGAGCAACCAGCGAACCGACGAATATGGGGGCAGCATCGCAGCCAAATGCCGTTTTGCCCTCGAGGTAGTTCAGGCTGTGGTGGCTGCCATCGGCCCCTGCCGGACCGGCATCAGGCTGTCGCCCAGCGGAACCAATTTCGGGGTGTTCAACCATCAACCGGCTGAAACTTTTACACACCTGCTGAATGAGCTGAATGCGTTTGGCCTGGCTTATATCCACCTGATCGAACCCGATCCGGCGCGTCTCGAGGGTTTGCCACATTACCTCAGAAAGGTTACGCCCTATTTCCGGCCAATCATCCGTGGCACCCTTATCACCAGCGCTGGTTACCATTTTGCCTCGGCCGAAGAAGTGCTGCGGCAAAACCAGGCCGACCTGGTAGCTTTCGGCAAGTTGTTTATCTCCAATCCCGACCTGGTGGAACGTTACCGGCGAAATGCACCGCTCAATCCCTGGGATGCCTCCACTTTTTACGGAGGCAACAAGACAGGTTACACAGATTATCCTTTTCTTACCGACTGA